The following proteins are encoded in a genomic region of Arachis stenosperma cultivar V10309 chromosome 4, arast.V10309.gnm1.PFL2, whole genome shotgun sequence:
- the LOC130973760 gene encoding protein MAINTENANCE OF MERISTEMS-like, which yields MQLHSTRHKGNILSTVILLIKQFYWYMARHPIIIGQYSWGSACLAHLYRALCRASRFDCKEINGPLTLLFVWVWIYLPYLAPVSRESRRFSFVNRWRNWERGDRRFKYLTLAHFRKGLDYLQEDQFVWVAYAVDRVDPDIIAADIYIHLVVWSAMVPLIFFECIEWHATYRYRQQFGFV from the exons ATGCAGCTTCATTCTACTCGTCATAAAG GGAATATTCTTTCGACTGTGATTCTATTGATTAAGCAATTTTATTGGTATATGGCTAGACATCCG ATAATTATCGGACAGTACAGTTGGGGATCGGCATGCCTTGCACATCTGTATAGGGCGTTATGCAGGGCATCTCGTTTTGATTGTAAAGAGATCAATGGTCCGCTAACACTGTTGTTCGTTTGGGTTTGGATCTATCTGCCATATCTAGCACCGGTTTCTAGGGAATCCCGTAGGTTTTCGTTTGTAAACAG GTGGCGTAACTGGGAGCGTGGAGACCGACGCTTTAAGTATCTTACGCTTGCTCACTTTAGGAAGGGTTTGGATTATCTTCAGGAAGATCAG tttGTGTGGGTTGCTTATGCTGTGGATCGCGTGGATCCGGACATAATTGCTGCAGACATCTACATACACTTGGTAGTTTGGAGTGCTATGGTGCCGTTGATATTTTTTGAATGTATTGAGTGGCATGCAACTTATCGGTATAGGCAACAATTTGGTTTTGTTTAG
- the LOC130976784 gene encoding uncharacterized protein LOC130976784 produces MSFSIQLPLVLFFSSLFIHVSFGEVVCEELANEACAFSIASSGKRCLLETRRAGGGSVEYQCRTSEVVVERMGDYIETDECVEACGVDRKFVGISSDAFLEPQFSAKLCSPPCYVKCPNIVDLYFNLAAGEGVLLPELCEKQRMNPGRAMFELLSSGAAAPGPLSGFSEDIKAASAPSPL; encoded by the exons ATGTCTTTCTCGATCCAATTGCCTTTGGTTTTGTTCTTTTcttccctcttcatccatgtaTCTTTCG GGGAGGTTGTATGTGAGGAGTTGGCAAATGAAGCATGTGCGTTCTCAATAGCATCTTCAGGGAAGAGGTGTTTGTTGGAGACGCGGAGGGCGGGCGGTGGCAGCGTGGAGTACCAGTGCCGGACGTCAGAAGTGGTGGTAGAGAGGATGGGGGATTACATAGAGACAGACGAATGTGTGGAGGCGTGTGGGGTTGATAGGAAGTTTGTTGGCATTTCATCAGATGCATTCTTGGAGCCTCAATTCAGTGCCAAACTTTGCTCACCACCTTGTTACGTAAAATGTCCCAACATTGTTGACCTTTACTTCAATTTGGCTGCTGGAGAGG GGGTGCTTTTGCCAGAACTGTGTGAGAAGCAAAGAATGAACCCTGGACGTGCAATGTTTGAGCTTCTAAGTTCTGGAGCTGCAGCACCTGGCCCTCTTTCTGGTTTCTCGGAGGACATAAAAGCAGCATCTGCCCCATCTCCATTATAA